The following proteins come from a genomic window of Corynebacterium sp. P4-C1:
- a CDS encoding NAD-dependent epimerase/dehydratase family protein yields the protein MKIAVLGGDGFCGWPASLHLSDIGHDVVIVDNLSRRRIDEELGAESLTPIASIDERTAAWHEVSGKTIEFRNIDVAQDYEGLKSFIDEYRPDAIIHFAEQRAAPYSMKTPVTKRYTVDNNVNATHNLLVAVVESGLHIHIVHLGTMGVYGYGTAGMKIPEGYLDIKVDNGEELVDQQILYPTNPGSVYHLTKVLDQNLFAYYARNDELRITDLHQGIIWGTHTPQTERDERLINRFDYDGDYGTVLNRFLMQAAIGYPLTVHGTGGQTRAFIHIRDMVKCVQLALENPPAKGDRVKIFNQMTETHRVRDLAELVAEISGAEYALVPNPRKESAENELHVSNDTFLSLGLEPTKLAEGLLQEVEDVAKKYAGRADRSKIPARSLWTSAQSEGVPENA from the coding sequence ATGAAAATCGCGGTTCTCGGCGGCGACGGATTCTGTGGCTGGCCAGCGTCCCTCCACCTCTCCGACATCGGCCACGATGTCGTGATCGTGGACAACCTGTCCCGCCGCCGGATCGACGAGGAACTGGGCGCGGAATCGCTCACCCCGATCGCATCCATCGACGAGCGCACCGCCGCATGGCACGAGGTCTCCGGCAAGACCATCGAATTCCGCAACATCGATGTCGCCCAGGACTACGAAGGACTGAAATCCTTCATCGACGAGTACCGCCCCGACGCGATCATCCACTTCGCCGAGCAGCGCGCCGCCCCGTATTCCATGAAGACTCCGGTGACCAAGCGCTACACGGTGGACAACAACGTCAACGCCACCCACAACCTGCTCGTCGCCGTGGTCGAATCCGGACTGCACATCCACATCGTCCACCTGGGCACGATGGGCGTGTACGGTTACGGGACCGCCGGCATGAAGATCCCGGAGGGCTACCTGGACATCAAGGTCGACAACGGCGAAGAGCTCGTCGACCAGCAGATCCTCTACCCCACCAACCCGGGCTCGGTGTACCACCTCACCAAGGTGCTGGACCAGAACCTGTTCGCGTACTACGCCAGGAATGACGAGCTGCGCATCACCGACCTGCACCAGGGCATCATCTGGGGCACGCACACCCCGCAGACGGAGCGGGACGAGCGCCTGATCAACCGCTTCGACTACGACGGCGACTACGGCACGGTGCTCAACCGCTTCCTCATGCAGGCGGCGATCGGATACCCGCTCACCGTTCACGGTACGGGCGGGCAGACCCGCGCCTTCATCCACATCCGCGACATGGTCAAGTGCGTCCAGCTCGCGCTGGAGAACCCGCCGGCGAAAGGCGACCGTGTCAAGATCTTCAACCAAATGACGGAGACCCACCGCGTCCGCGACCTCGCCGAGCTCGTGGCAGAGATCTCCGGGGCCGAATACGCGCTGGTGCCCAACCCCCGCAAGGAATCGGCGGAGAACGAGCTGCATGTCTCCAACGACACCTTCTTGAGCTTGGGCCTCGAACCGACCAAGCTCGCGGAGGGCCTGCTGCAGGAGGTGGAGGACGTGGCCAAGAAATACGCCGGCCGAGCCGACCGCAGCAAGATCCCGGCTCGCTCCTTGTGGACCAGCGCGCAATCTGAGGGTGTTCCGGAGAACGCTTAA
- a CDS encoding glycosyltransferase family 1 protein: protein MRIAIFTEVFLPKIDGVVTRVIRTIDQLAEMGHEVMIFATGDTPETYAGFPVVRAPSFSLHRIYPEIKVGLPSPGVAKALKAFNPDVVHAVNPVFFAGYGALTAKRLGIPLLASFHTDVPAYTEALKIGVLKKPATGIIRLMHNRADKNLVTSAPMLDTARGYGFRDLAVWPKAVDTDGYRPDNYSEAMRMRLTGGNPDAPLVVYVGRMSAEKNLGILNEVMQVLRGKLPGARLALIGAGPQLEQMKESFDPEYTVFTGYMSGTSLAQAFASADVFAFPSLTETLGLVALESFASGVPVVGARAGGIPFVIDDGETGILVDEDATPEQWADALIRAADSPGMRTAARAEAERWSWRAATVKLVEYYSECIDAHR from the coding sequence ATGCGCATCGCGATTTTCACGGAGGTCTTCCTGCCCAAGATTGACGGGGTGGTCACGAGGGTGATCCGCACCATCGACCAGCTCGCCGAAATGGGCCACGAGGTGATGATCTTCGCCACCGGCGACACCCCGGAGACCTACGCCGGCTTCCCGGTGGTTCGCGCCCCGAGCTTCTCCCTCCACCGCATCTACCCGGAGATCAAGGTCGGTCTTCCTTCCCCGGGCGTGGCGAAGGCACTCAAGGCCTTCAACCCGGACGTCGTGCACGCGGTCAACCCGGTGTTCTTCGCCGGCTACGGCGCGCTCACGGCTAAGCGCCTCGGGATCCCGCTGCTCGCCTCTTTCCACACCGATGTGCCCGCCTACACCGAGGCCCTGAAGATCGGTGTGCTGAAGAAGCCCGCCACCGGCATCATCCGCCTTATGCACAACCGGGCGGACAAGAACCTTGTCACCTCCGCACCGATGCTGGACACCGCGCGGGGCTACGGCTTCCGGGACCTCGCCGTGTGGCCGAAAGCTGTGGACACCGACGGCTACCGGCCAGACAATTACTCCGAGGCGATGCGCATGCGCCTCACCGGCGGTAACCCCGATGCCCCGCTGGTCGTCTACGTCGGCCGCATGAGCGCGGAGAAGAACCTGGGCATCCTCAACGAGGTCATGCAGGTACTGCGCGGGAAGCTTCCTGGCGCCCGTCTGGCCCTGATCGGGGCGGGGCCGCAGCTGGAGCAGATGAAAGAATCCTTCGACCCCGAGTACACCGTTTTCACCGGTTACATGTCCGGCACGTCCTTGGCGCAGGCGTTCGCCTCGGCCGACGTCTTCGCCTTCCCGTCGCTGACGGAAACGCTGGGCTTGGTCGCGCTCGAGTCTTTCGCCTCAGGCGTTCCCGTGGTGGGCGCACGCGCCGGAGGCATTCCTTTCGTCATCGATGACGGCGAGACAGGCATTCTCGTCGACGAGGACGCCACCCCGGAACAGTGGGCCGACGCGCTCATCCGCGCCGCCGACTCCCCCGGCATGCGCACAGCCGCCCGCGCGGAGGCGGAGCGCTGGTCCTGGCGCGCCGCCACAGTAAAGCTCGTGGAGTACTACTCCGAGTGCATTGACGCCCACCGCTGA
- the manA gene encoding mannose-6-phosphate isomerase, class I: MLKLTGKVQDYAWGDTSSIATLQGRAPSGGPEAEAWFGAHPSAPSGTASGLLDEVIAADPVSALGTEGTLPFLVKLLAAERPLSIQAHPSISQAQEGFAREDAAGIPRGAAHRNYKDRNHKPEVLIALTPFRAMAGFRPLEETVALLDELAVPQLENDRAVLADGSVDVEKRLRTVLSGWLAFDDPVPVVEAVLERAAELNSDVARNLVFIGEEFPGDVGVLAALLLHHVELAPGEALFLPAGNMHAYLSGFGVEVMASSDNVLRGGLTAKHIDVAELEDIVIFEPIDDPVLEPDMTVENGVACARFPIPVPDFAVTRCTAESGSLELSRGPAIVLAVAGKVRLGEETLGPGEAAFLAAGDGEVTAEFTAGGDIFVVRPGQRWASMHSE; encoded by the coding sequence GTGCTCAAACTCACGGGCAAGGTTCAGGATTACGCCTGGGGCGACACCAGCAGCATCGCCACCTTGCAGGGCCGAGCGCCGTCCGGCGGGCCGGAAGCGGAAGCCTGGTTCGGGGCGCACCCGTCCGCCCCGTCCGGGACCGCTTCGGGGCTGCTCGACGAGGTCATCGCGGCGGACCCCGTGAGTGCGTTGGGCACGGAGGGGACACTCCCTTTTCTGGTGAAGTTGCTGGCGGCGGAGCGGCCGTTGTCGATTCAGGCGCACCCGTCGATAAGCCAGGCGCAGGAAGGCTTCGCGCGCGAGGACGCGGCGGGCATTCCGCGCGGTGCGGCGCACCGGAATTACAAGGATCGTAACCACAAGCCGGAGGTCCTGATCGCGCTGACGCCGTTCAGGGCGATGGCGGGGTTCCGGCCGCTGGAGGAGACGGTTGCGCTTCTCGACGAGCTCGCGGTGCCGCAGCTCGAGAACGACCGGGCAGTGCTTGCCGACGGCAGCGTGGACGTCGAAAAGCGTCTCCGCACCGTGCTCTCCGGTTGGCTGGCGTTCGACGACCCGGTGCCCGTCGTGGAGGCTGTGCTCGAACGCGCCGCGGAACTCAACTCGGATGTCGCGCGCAACCTGGTCTTCATCGGCGAGGAATTCCCCGGCGATGTGGGTGTGCTGGCGGCGCTGCTGCTGCATCACGTCGAGCTGGCCCCCGGTGAGGCGCTTTTCTTGCCCGCCGGAAACATGCACGCCTACCTGAGCGGATTCGGCGTGGAGGTCATGGCGAGTTCCGATAATGTGCTGCGCGGCGGGCTGACGGCCAAGCACATCGATGTCGCCGAACTTGAAGACATCGTCATTTTCGAGCCGATCGACGATCCGGTCCTGGAACCCGACATGACCGTGGAGAACGGAGTAGCGTGCGCGCGTTTCCCGATTCCGGTCCCGGATTTCGCGGTGACGCGGTGTACGGCTGAATCCGGTTCTCTCGAGCTGAGCCGCGGTCCGGCGATCGTTCTCGCGGTGGCGGGGAAGGTCCGGCTCGGTGAAGAAACGCTCGGCCCCGGCGAAGCTGCGTTCCTCGCCGCCGGGGACGGAGAAGTGACGGCGGAATTCACCGCTGGCGGCGATATCTTCGTGGTCCGCCCCGGTCAGCGGTGGGCGTCAATGCACTCGGAGTAG
- a CDS encoding glyceraldehyde-3-phosphate dehydrogenase: MDDWNHKLQLAQEMLPLISQLHRENNVVTSIYGRLLVGMTDIEIIKAHRYARRVVARELPLDATLPILRELTQMNLGTASIDLGRLAKNYSRTEGAELRSFLEEELAEVIGADSHRVPRDVVLYGFGRIGRLLARILIAREAQYGGVRLRAVVVRKKGDDDVIKRASLLRRDSVHGAFNGTITVDKENEVIWANGTPIQMIYSDDPAAIDYTAYGINDAIVVDNTGRWRDRAGLSQHLQSKGVTRALLTAPGKGDVKNIVYGINHATIDDSEQDRVLSAASCTTNAITPVLKVVSDRWGVKHGHVETVHSYTNDQNLADNFHKGPRRGRAAGLNMVLTETGAAKAVSKALPEFEGKLTGNAIRVPTPDVSMAVLNLDLDSEVDREEVNNYLRRVSTDSNLRQQIDYIQSPDIVSTDFVGTTHAGIVDGLATIASGNHLVLYVWYDNEFGYSNQVIRIVEEIAGVRPKILPTRKDPQEIR, translated from the coding sequence ATGGACGACTGGAACCACAAACTGCAGCTGGCACAGGAGATGCTGCCGCTGATCAGCCAGCTCCACCGCGAGAACAACGTGGTGACGTCCATCTATGGCCGTCTCCTTGTGGGCATGACGGACATCGAGATCATCAAGGCGCACCGCTACGCCCGCCGTGTCGTGGCGCGCGAGCTGCCGCTGGACGCCACGCTGCCGATCCTTCGCGAGCTGACCCAGATGAACCTGGGCACCGCCTCCATCGACTTGGGCCGCCTGGCCAAGAACTACTCCCGCACCGAGGGTGCGGAGCTGCGCTCCTTCCTCGAGGAGGAGCTGGCTGAGGTCATCGGCGCCGACAGCCACCGCGTCCCGCGCGATGTCGTCCTGTACGGCTTCGGCCGCATCGGCCGCCTGCTGGCCCGTATCCTCATCGCCCGCGAGGCACAGTACGGCGGCGTGCGCCTGCGCGCCGTGGTCGTGCGCAAGAAGGGCGACGACGACGTGATCAAGCGCGCGTCCCTGCTGCGCCGTGACTCGGTCCACGGGGCCTTCAACGGCACCATCACCGTGGACAAGGAAAACGAGGTTATCTGGGCCAACGGCACCCCGATCCAGATGATCTACTCGGACGACCCGGCCGCCATCGACTACACCGCGTACGGCATCAACGACGCGATCGTGGTGGACAATACCGGCCGTTGGCGCGACCGCGCCGGCCTGTCCCAGCACCTGCAGTCCAAGGGCGTGACCCGCGCACTGCTGACCGCGCCGGGCAAGGGTGACGTGAAGAACATCGTCTACGGCATCAACCACGCCACCATCGACGACTCGGAGCAGGACCGCGTTCTGTCCGCCGCGTCTTGCACCACCAACGCGATCACCCCGGTGCTCAAGGTCGTCAGCGACCGCTGGGGCGTCAAGCATGGCCACGTGGAGACGGTCCACTCCTACACCAACGACCAGAACCTGGCCGACAACTTCCACAAGGGCCCGCGCCGCGGCCGCGCCGCCGGCCTGAACATGGTGCTCACCGAGACCGGTGCCGCCAAGGCAGTGTCGAAGGCTCTCCCGGAGTTCGAGGGCAAGTTGACCGGTAACGCCATCCGCGTTCCCACCCCGGACGTGTCCATGGCAGTGCTCAACCTGGACCTGGACTCCGAGGTCGACCGCGAGGAGGTCAACAACTACCTGCGCCGCGTGTCCACCGACTCGAACCTGCGCCAGCAGATCGACTACATCCAGTCCCCGGACATCGTGTCCACCGACTTCGTGGGCACCACCCACGCCGGAATCGTGGACGGCCTGGCCACCATCGCCTCCGGCAACCACCTGGTGCTCTACGTCTGGTACGACAACGAGTTCGGTTACTCCAACCAGGTGATCCGCATCGTCGAGGAGATCGCGGGCGTCCGCCCGAAGATCCTGCCGACCCGCAAGGACCCGCAGGAGATCCGCTAG
- a CDS encoding 3-hydroxyisobutyryl-CoA hydrolase: MAESTTGPVHIAVEQSTGVITLDRPKALNSINPEILFPVIEALEAWRDDDAVEQVVVASTSKHFCAGGDVRYARETVLDGRGEEADEFFSREYGMNLMISEYPKPYISLISGVVMGGGLGLSAHGSHIVVTPDVSAAMPEMNIGFFTDVGMSHRLQNLPGKPSLDLGMFLALTGYRMNAGDMMATGLATHLVESLDGLKDRIVAQGAGVLDEVAVAPGESELEKLSPLIDGRFSSPWSEIANTIDSDPELVAVVAPLLKQASPSSLVATAELMMANSRHDLAAALDNERRYAEMLLREPDFSEGVRAVLVDKSNDPSFAPEPGPEKYRDVLE; this comes from the coding sequence ATGGCAGAAAGCACCACCGGACCAGTACATATTGCCGTCGAGCAGTCTACCGGAGTGATCACTCTGGACAGACCCAAGGCGTTGAACTCCATCAACCCGGAGATTCTCTTTCCCGTCATCGAGGCGCTCGAAGCGTGGCGCGACGATGATGCGGTGGAGCAGGTCGTGGTGGCGTCGACAAGCAAGCACTTCTGCGCGGGCGGCGACGTCCGCTATGCACGCGAGACGGTCCTCGACGGCCGGGGAGAGGAAGCTGACGAGTTCTTCTCCCGCGAATACGGGATGAACCTGATGATTTCGGAGTATCCGAAGCCGTATATCTCGCTGATTTCCGGCGTCGTCATGGGCGGCGGGCTCGGGCTCTCCGCCCACGGCAGCCACATCGTGGTCACCCCGGATGTGTCGGCGGCGATGCCGGAGATGAATATCGGCTTCTTCACCGACGTGGGAATGAGCCACCGGTTGCAGAACCTGCCTGGAAAGCCGTCGCTGGACCTCGGCATGTTCCTCGCACTGACGGGGTACCGGATGAACGCCGGCGACATGATGGCCACCGGGCTGGCAACCCACCTCGTGGAATCACTCGACGGACTCAAAGACAGAATCGTCGCTCAGGGAGCGGGGGTACTGGATGAGGTGGCGGTCGCGCCCGGGGAGTCGGAGCTGGAGAAGCTCTCCCCGCTTATCGACGGACGGTTCAGCTCCCCCTGGTCCGAAATTGCGAACACCATTGATTCCGACCCGGAATTGGTGGCGGTCGTGGCGCCGCTGCTCAAGCAGGCATCGCCATCGTCGCTGGTAGCGACGGCGGAGCTGATGATGGCTAATTCCAGGCACGATCTGGCGGCCGCGCTGGACAACGAACGCCGCTACGCCGAAATGCTCCTCCGCGAGCCGGATTTCAGCGAGGGCGTGCGCGCTGTTTTGGTGGACAAGAGCAACGACCCGTCGTTCGCCCCCGAGCCAGGTCCGGAAAAGTACCGGGACGTACTAGAATAA
- a CDS encoding HAD family hydrolase, translating into MTFPRIVVLDMDGTLVDPDGNIPEEFWSVLEDAKEKGMVIAPASGRQLATLQDMFDGRGIETFIAENGGVVWHRGEVVSTKPMNEEAVGAVLRAAAESDSPVHPVVCQPEFAFVAEDIPESAAAETEKYYHSRRSVPSLVEAAEQSGGPTIKVALYVETDAETDGLPIAMAATGQSIAVSGANWVDVMSPDTNKGRALQSLTDSLGVAIADTAAIGDYLNDFEMLEAAGTAVAMVNGHEKLKAIADIIAASNADHGAIKQLQAWLA; encoded by the coding sequence ATGACTTTTCCCCGCATTGTCGTCTTGGACATGGACGGGACCCTCGTCGACCCGGACGGGAACATCCCCGAGGAGTTCTGGTCCGTCTTGGAGGACGCGAAGGAGAAGGGCATGGTGATCGCCCCGGCGTCGGGCCGTCAGCTGGCCACGCTGCAGGACATGTTCGACGGGCGCGGCATCGAGACCTTCATCGCGGAAAACGGGGGCGTGGTGTGGCACCGCGGCGAGGTTGTCTCCACCAAGCCGATGAATGAGGAGGCGGTCGGGGCGGTCCTCCGCGCCGCGGCTGAATCCGACTCCCCCGTGCACCCTGTGGTGTGCCAGCCGGAATTCGCCTTCGTCGCCGAGGACATCCCGGAATCAGCGGCGGCGGAGACCGAGAAGTACTACCACTCGCGGCGCAGCGTACCTTCCCTCGTGGAGGCGGCGGAACAATCCGGCGGCCCGACCATTAAGGTGGCCCTCTACGTCGAAACAGACGCCGAGACCGACGGTCTGCCAATCGCCATGGCGGCAACGGGCCAAAGCATCGCCGTGTCCGGCGCGAACTGGGTCGACGTCATGTCCCCGGACACCAACAAGGGCCGCGCCCTGCAGTCCCTCACCGATTCCCTCGGGGTCGCCATCGCGGACACCGCCGCCATCGGCGACTACCTGAACGACTTCGAGATGCTCGAGGCCGCCGGCACCGCCGTGGCGATGGTGAACGGCCACGAGAAACTCAAAGCTATCGCGGACATTATCGCCGCTTCCAATGCCGATCACGGCGCGATCAAGCAGCTGCAGGCATGGCTGGCATAG
- a CDS encoding DNA-3-methyladenine glycosylase, translating into MAGIDFTAPANVVAPQLLGCCVSHNGVTVRLTEVEAYLGAEDAAAHTYRGRTKRNAAMFGTPGRFYVYLSYGIHLNGNIVCAPEGTGQGCLMRGGEIVGGEQLARSRRQVKDRAPIPYENLARGPGNLGRALGLALDDNGTPVQLTMRTEEPEWVVGPRIGISKNAGAPYRFWIPRNKTVSTPRGYPK; encoded by the coding sequence ATGGCTGGCATAGATTTCACCGCCCCCGCCAACGTCGTCGCACCACAATTGCTCGGCTGCTGCGTCAGCCACAACGGCGTGACCGTCCGGCTGACGGAAGTCGAGGCCTACCTCGGTGCCGAAGACGCCGCCGCCCACACATACCGGGGCCGGACCAAACGCAACGCCGCCATGTTCGGCACGCCCGGCCGCTTCTACGTTTACCTGTCCTACGGCATCCACTTGAACGGCAACATCGTCTGTGCGCCGGAGGGCACCGGCCAGGGGTGCCTCATGCGCGGCGGGGAGATCGTCGGGGGAGAGCAGCTCGCCCGCAGCCGTCGACAAGTGAAAGACCGCGCCCCAATTCCTTACGAAAACCTCGCCCGCGGACCTGGAAATCTCGGGCGCGCCCTCGGCCTAGCCCTGGACGACAACGGCACACCCGTCCAGCTCACAATGCGCACCGAGGAACCCGAATGGGTGGTTGGCCCGCGCATCGGAATCAGCAAGAACGCGGGCGCGCCCTACCGTTTCTGGATCCCCCGCAACAAAACGGTCAGCACGCCCCGCGGCTACCCGAAATAG